Genomic window (Candidatus Omnitrophota bacterium):
CCCCGATGCCTATAATTGGTACGCCGCAAAATTGATGCATTTAAGGCCAGGCCTTTATATTGTTGAATTCGGCCTGGCCCTTATCTTTTTTATCCATATTTATTTTACCAGTGTTTTGGTGGCCGAAAATGTCCGCGCTCGAAAAGTGCGTTATGCCGTTAATCAACCCGTCGGAAAACGTTCTTTGGCAACAAAGCTTATGCCGTATACGGCGACGTATTTACTGATCTTTCTTATTTGGCATCTTCTTGACTTTACGTTCACCGACCATAGCGCCCAGAAGTATTTTCTTAACGGCGTTGATCTGGGGCTTTACGGCGTTGTTTATCATGCTTTTGTCGATCCTTGGCATAGTTTTGGTTATATTGTCGCTATGTTTTGCTTAGGATTTCATTTAGCGCACGGCATCCAAAGCACGGTTCAAACATTTGGCTATAATCACCCAACGTTTACGCCGCTTATTCAAAATGTCAGCAATGCTTTCGGTATTTTGATCGCTTTCGGCTATAGCACGATCCCGATCCTTATCATGGCGCATAACGGACGCTATCATCTTTTAGGATAATAATGACGACACTGAATTCTAAAATTCCACCGGGGCCTTTAAAAGATAAATGGACGAAATTTCGTACCAATGTCAAGCTCATTAATCCTGCCAATAAACGTAAATATTCTATTATTGTCGTCGGAACCGGTTTAGCCGGCGCTTCGGCGGCGGCATCTTTGGCTGAGCTTGGATACAAGGTCAAAGTTTTTTGTTTGAATGATAGTCCGCGCCGCGCCCATAGCATTGCCGCGCAAGGCGGAATCAATGCCGCCAAAAATTATCCCAATGACGGCGATAGTGTTGAGCGTTTGTTTTACGATACCATTAAAGGCGGAGATTTTCGCGCCCGTGAAGCCAATGTGTATCGTTTAGCGGAGATCAGCAATTCCATCATTGACCAATGTGTGGCGCAAGGAGTTCCTTTCGCGCGCGAATATAGCGGTTATTTAGAGAATCGTTCTTTCGGCGGGGCACAAGTGTCGCGCACCTTTTACGCGCGCGGACAAACCGGACAACAGCTTTTACTCGGCGCTTACAGCGCTTTGATGAAAGAGATCGGCAAAAAAACCATTGAGTTTTATTCGCGCCGGGAAATGCTGGATCTAGTCGTAGTGAACGGCAAGGCGCGCGGCATTGTGGCGCGCGATCTTGTATCGGGAAAAATCGAATCTCATAGTGCCGATGCGGTTATTTTAGCCACCGGTGGTTACAGCAATGTGTATTATCTTTCTACAAACGCTAAATCGCCCAATGTCACTGCCGCTTGGCGCGCGCATAAAAAAGGTGCGTTTTTTGCCAATCCTTGCTATACGCAAATTCATCCCACCTGTATCCCGACGCACGGCGATTATCAATCCAAATTGACTTTAATGAGCGAAAGCCTTCGTAATGACGGACGCGTCTGGGTTCCTAAGAAAAAAGGTGATGCTCGAAAACCTTCCGACATTCCTGAAAATGAACGCGACTATTATTTGGAACGAAAATATCCCAGTTTCGGAAATCTTGTTCCGCGCGACATCGCTTCGCGCGCCGCCAAAGAGCAATGCGACAAAGGTTTTGGCGTCGGATCGACGGGGCTGGCGGTTTATTTGGATTTCGCCGATTCTATTAAACGGCTGGGAAAAAATGTCATTAAAGAACGCTACGGAAATTTGTTCGATATGTATGAAAAGATTATGGGCACCAGCGGCTATGATCAGCCGATGATGATCTATCCGGCTATTCATTACGCCATGGGCGGGCTGTGGGTGGATTATCATTTGATGAGCAATTTGCCCGGACTTTTTGTTTTAGGCGAGGCGAATTTTTCCGATCATGGCGCCAATCGATTAGGCGCCAGCGCCTTGATGCAAGGTTTGGCTGATGGATATTTCGTTATTCCCAATACCATTTGCGAATATTTTGCTACCAATTCATTTGAAAAAATAAGTCCCGACGCGCCGGAATTTAAGATCTCGGAAAGGGAAGTTTCCGACAAAATTTCTAAACTGCTTTCCATCAAAGGCAAAAAAACCGTCGATGAATTTCATAAAGAATTAGGGCTTTTGCTTTGGGAAAAATGCGGTATGGCGCGCACGGAACAAGGATTAAAAGATGCGCTTAAAGAAATTGCGCGCATTCGCGATGAATTTTGGAGCAATGTTAATGTCTTAGGTTCGGCACAAGATCTTAATCAGGCGCTTGAGCGCGCGGGACGTGTCGCCGACTTTTTAGAATTCGCCGAAACCTTGGTGCGCGATGCGCTTCATCGAAAGGAATCTTGCGGCGGGCATTTTAGAGAAGAATTTCAAACTCCTGAGGGCGAAGCTAAGCGCGACGATGAGAATTTTTCCTACGTTGCGGCTTGGGAATTTAAAGGCGTTGGCGCTGAACCTGTTTTGCACAAAGAAATACTGAATTTTGAAGAAGTTCATTTGGCTCAAAGGAACTATAAGTAATGAGCAAAAAATTAAATATTACTCTAAAGATTTGGCGACAGAAAAACGCTGATGCGCCCGGTAAGCTGGAAACGATCAAAGCCGATGCCATTGATTCGGATATGTCGTTTTTGGAAATGTTAGATGTCGTCAATGAACGCCTCACAAAATCCGGCTTAGAACCGATCGCCTTCGACCATGATTGCCGTGAAGGCATTTGTGGCGCATGCGGTGCGGTCGTTAACGGCCAAGCACATGGGCCTTTAAGAGGAACAACGCTTTGCCAGCTTCATATGAGACATTTTAAAGACGGTGACACCATTGTCGTTGAGCCGTGGCGTTCTCGCGCGTTTAAAGTGATCAAAGATTTAGTTGTTGATCGCGGCGCTTTTGATCGCATTATTTCCGCCGGAGGATTCGTTTCTGTGCGCACGGGAAGCGCGCCTGAAGCTAACACAATTCCTGTCGCGAAAAAGACATCCGACCTTGCCATGGATGCGGCCGCTTGCATTGGCTGTGGCGCTTGTGTGGCGGCGTGTCCTAACGCTTCGGCGATGCTTTTTGTGGCGGCCAAGGTTTCGCACTTAGCGCTTTTACCGCAAGGGCAAATAGAAAAGAAAGAGCGCGTTTTGAACATGGTCAAACAAATGGATAAAGAGGGTTTTGGAAATTGCTCCAACGAATACGAATGCGAAGCCGCTTGCCCTAAAGAAATTAGCGTTGCCAATATCGCTCGGATGAATAAGGAATTCTTATCCGCGTAGCTCCATAGAAGTTGTTTAAGCCATCCTCATGAGCCTATCAATCGAAAAATCCACCATTCAAAAGTTCGACACTCCGGGTCCGCGTTACACCAGCTATCCGACGGCGCCCGAATGGGATAAAACCTTTGATCCACAAGTTTATATTCAAAAATTAAAAGAGTTCGGCCGTAGTCAAAAAAGCCTATCGATCTATGTTCACATCCCGTTTTGCCAATCGCTTTGTTATTTTTGCGCTTGCACAGTGGCTATTCGTAAGCAAGAAGATAAATTCGGCGATGAATATCTAGATTATTTATGTAAGGAAGTGGATTTGGTGCGTGCCGCGATTGGACGGCGCGCAGCTGTTAAACAGTTCCATTTAGGCGGTGGAACGCCGACTTTTTTAACTGAAAAACAACTGGAGCGGCTCTATCATAAGATCGCCGAAAATTTTCTCATTGAAAAAGATGCCGAGATCTCCATCGAAGTTGATCCGCGCACCATTGATGAATCGAAGGTCAAAAAACTTCGCCAACTTGGATTTAACCGCATGTCGATGGGTGTACAGGATTTTAATGAAGAAGTGCAAAGGCAAGTCAATCGCATTCAACCCTTTGAAATGGTGAAGGAATTTTCCCGTTGGTGTAGGGAATTAAAGTTTGCTTCTATGAATTATGATCTCATTTATGGTTTGCCGGGCCAGACAAGAGCAAGTTTTTTTGACACGGTTGAAAAAGTGATCAAGCTTAAACCCGACCGCATCGCGCTTTATAGTTTCGCGCACGTGCCGTGGCTTAAGAAACATCAGGGAAAATTAGACGAAAAAGCTCTTCCCATAGCGGATGAAAAGTTGGATATTTTTCTGGAGGCCCGTCGGCAATTTCTGGAAAACGGCTATCAGGCGATCGCTATGGACCATTTTGCGCTTTCAACCGATGAAATGAGTAAGGCCTTTAACAAGGGAACGCTTTACCGTAATTTTATGGGCTACACCTTAAAGCCTTCCGATGATTTTTTAGGATTTGGCATGTCGGCCATTGGGTTTATCGAAAATACCTTTATTCATAATTTTAAAACCATTCCGGATTATTATGCGCCGCTTCAAAAGAATATTCTTCCTGTGGAGGCCGGCAAAGTTTTAAGCGAAGATGATTCAATGCGTCAATGGGCCATTAATTCGCTGATGTGCCGGTTTAAGTTGGATAAAAATGAGTTTAAAAATGTTTTCGCGCGTGATTTCAATGAATATTTTTCTTTTGAAGCGGCGCACATCTCCCAGTGTATTTCCGACGGGATTTTAACCGCGCAAGCGGATACGCTTATCGTGACCGATCTAGGAAAAATATTTATCCGTAATGTCTGTATGGGGTTTGACTGGTATTTGCGTCAAGAAAAAGGGCATAAAAAGTTTTCACGAACAGTTTAAAAGGAGGATGTTATGAAGAAAATATTTCTCGCATTATTTTTGACCTTGATCGCCACACCTTGCTTCGCCGAAGATTTTGCGGTCACCAGCGCGTCGTGGCAAGATGGCGCTATGATGGAGCGCCAATATGTTTTTAACAGCTTTGGCTGTACCGGAGAGAATACTTCGCCTCAGGTTTCCTGGCGCAATGCGCCTGAGGGAACAAAAAGCTTTGCCGTAACGGTTTACGATCCCGATGCGCCCACAGGCTCGGGCTGGTGGCACTGGACGATTTTTAATATTCCGACCGATGTCAGCGATCTTAATGAAGGGGCAAGCGCGAGCGGCGCTTTGCCGGCTTCGGCTGTTCAAGGAAAAACAGATTTTGGAACCGCGCAATATGGCGGCGCTTGTCCGCCATCGGGTGATAAACCGCATCGTTATATCTTGACCGTTTATGCGCTTGGCATTGATAAGCTTGACCTTACAAGCGATGCGTCGGGCGCGATGGTGGGGTATTATTTGAATGCCAATGCTTTAGGAAAAGCTTCGTTAATCGTAAATTATGGAAGATAATGAGACCCTGCTACATTTTTTCAAAATGTGACAGCGGGGTAAATTCGGTCAAACACTTTACGTTGCTGTCGCTACCGTAAAGCGTGACCTCACTTAGGAGGATCGTATGAAAAATATTTTTTTAAGAACAACTGGGTTGCTTTTGACGATCATTTTTATGTTTTCATTAATTATCATTTCAAGTGCCTTGGCGGAACCTTTAGGGTATGTTGCCTATTGGTATGGGAAAGTCAATCAGCATAAGATGATTAATGGAGCCTGGGAAACGGATCCCGATGGTGTCTCTGGAGCGGATATTTATCCCGACCTGTATTGTCAAAAGTGGTTCCCGGATTCCCTTGGTGTAAGAGATTTAGGGCCGCAGCTCATTGAAGGATGGAAAAACCAAGGCAATTCCGGAAATTATGCGGGTCAAGGCGTTGTTTATGAATGCACCACGCAAGCCGAAGCTAAAATTACAACGCCGGTTGTTGCCTGGGGAACTGGTTTTCCGACCTGGAAACGTCCCGGAGAACCGACAAATCCCTGCGACCTTGAACAACAAATGTTAGTTCAGGAAAAGCCTTGGAATGGGCCGCATTGCGAGAATGGCGTCATTGTGTCGCAGCCTAAGAATTCTGACGAGCCTGTGTTTATACCGCGCGCGTTAGATGGCTCTTATAAAGGCTCTTACGATCAATGATCTTAAAGAAGCACAGTAAGCGCATTGTCGGATTTGCGCCCATTGCGGATAAAAATTCCAAAGTGCTTATTTTAGGCTCCATGCCGGGCGTTAAAGCACTTCAAGTGCGAGAGTATTACGGAAATCCGCAAAATCATTTTTGGAAAGTAATGACAGCGCTTTTAGGCGCCAAAGCAAATTTAAGTTACGCGGATAAAAAGAAGTTGCTTGTTAAAAACAAAATAGCGCTTTGGGATGTCGTTTTTTCTTGTCAAAGGGCAGGTTCTGCCGATTCTGCGATGCGAAATATCCGCCCCAACAATTTTAGAAATTTTTTCAAGAAATACGCTAATATAAAGATGATCTGTTTTAACGGCCAAACGGCCGCCAAGATTTTTCAGCGGTTTAATTCGGATATTGATTTACCCAGCATTATTTTGCCGTCCACCAGCCCGGCGCATACGATCGGATTTAAAAGAAAGTTAAAAGGGTGGGGGAAAATATTGAACGGGCGCAGTTTTTAGTAACCCTATACAATTTCCTATACAATACCTATACGATATGCTATTCTTAGCTCATGTTTAAACCACATTATCGCACCACATCTTTTTTGATCAGTATTCTTGAGAATATGGCCGCGCAAACGGCACTTATTAAGAATTCCGGCATTAAGTTTCCGGCGCGTGTTTCTCTTGAAAAAGATGCGGTCAATCGCAGTGTTCATTCCTCAACGTCGATCGAAGGTAACAACTTATCTCTTAAGCAAGTAGCCGCTTTAAGCGACAGAAAAGACATCGATGCTGATCAAAAACAAAAACAGGAAGTTCAAAATTGTTTAGCGGCCTTGCGCTGGGTTTTAGCGCACAAGCACAGTGCTTTTACGGAAAGTCAGCTTTTGACACTTCATAAGATGATGACCAAGGGACTTTTGCCTGCTGCTGCGATCGGGCGATTTAGAAAAACTCAAAATTATGTGGTGAACGCTAAAAGAATCGTTATTTTTACTCCTCCGCCCCCCCAACAGGTAGCTCGTAAAGTAAAAGAACTTTTTCTATGGCTTAAAAATACTCCCCTGGAGCATAGCGTTATTCATAGCGCTATTTTTCATCATGAATTTGTTACCATTCATCCCTTTACTGATGGCAATGGCCGGGTTGCGCGAGCAGCCAGCCAGTGGATTCTGCTCAAAAAGAAATTTGATCCCGTCTATACCTTAGGACTGGATGACTATTTTGCGCATGACCGAAACAAATATTATGCGATGATCCAACAGGCGCGCGATTTGGATAATGACTATACACATTGGATCGAGTATGTTGCTCAAGGCCTTTTAGTGTCGATTGAAAATATTGCCGGACGTATAAAGGAAATGAAGCGCGTCTTAAAAGGAAAAAGGATCGAATTAACGCCCAAGCAGGAAGAGATCTTAAATCTCTTAAATGAGCATGGCGCGATCGGTTCAGCGCAAATTTCCAAGGCAATGGATATCAATCGTGCGCGGGTTAATCAGCTGGTGGCGCCGCTTGTTAAAGCGGGAATTGTAACCCAAGAAGGTAAAGCACGCGGCGTTAAATATGCTTTGAAGTAATTTGTGCAAAAATTGTCAGGAGCGGTAGAATAGAAGAAACAATTTTTGCACCAGGCCCAGCAGTTCAATGAATTTAAAATGAAAATCCTAAATCCTAATGTCGAAATACTAAACAAATTCCAAATTCGAATTTTAAAATACAAAACTGTTTTGATATTTGGATTTAGAAATTAGGGTTTGTTTAGGGTTTAGGATTTAGTGTTTAGGGTTTATAATAAATTTAACAGTTTGCGTCTTTGGTCTTGAATTGCGAAAGAGGGAGTGGGGAAGGTTTTGAAAGTGATCAGCATATGAAGAAAATAAATTCTATTCAAGCTGTCGCAATCCTGGCCACGCTTATAAGCGCAGCGACACTTTTTCGCCGGCAATTTGCGATCATGTTTGTACTTATTAATTTTGATACTTTCGTGAAAGAAAGCGGAAAACTCATTACAATAACAGGCTTGATCATTGATTTTCTACCTGTTTTGATTATTGTCGGAAGTTTGGGAGTTTTTCTGAGAAGACCGGGAAGTCTGCTCATCCTCAAATGGTGCTTTATTATCTCTTTAATCCTCA
Coding sequences:
- a CDS encoding succinate dehydrogenase cytochrome b subunit, which produces MCIAKYIQSSIGRKQIVAVTGLCLVLFIIGHLVGNLFIYGGPDAYNWYAAKLMHLRPGLYIVEFGLALIFFIHIYFTSVLVAENVRARKVRYAVNQPVGKRSLATKLMPYTATYLLIFLIWHLLDFTFTDHSAQKYFLNGVDLGLYGVVYHAFVDPWHSFGYIVAMFCLGFHLAHGIQSTVQTFGYNHPTFTPLIQNVSNAFGILIAFGYSTIPILIMAHNGRYHLLG
- a CDS encoding fumarate reductase/succinate dehydrogenase flavoprotein subunit, yielding MTTLNSKIPPGPLKDKWTKFRTNVKLINPANKRKYSIIVVGTGLAGASAAASLAELGYKVKVFCLNDSPRRAHSIAAQGGINAAKNYPNDGDSVERLFYDTIKGGDFRAREANVYRLAEISNSIIDQCVAQGVPFAREYSGYLENRSFGGAQVSRTFYARGQTGQQLLLGAYSALMKEIGKKTIEFYSRREMLDLVVVNGKARGIVARDLVSGKIESHSADAVILATGGYSNVYYLSTNAKSPNVTAAWRAHKKGAFFANPCYTQIHPTCIPTHGDYQSKLTLMSESLRNDGRVWVPKKKGDARKPSDIPENERDYYLERKYPSFGNLVPRDIASRAAKEQCDKGFGVGSTGLAVYLDFADSIKRLGKNVIKERYGNLFDMYEKIMGTSGYDQPMMIYPAIHYAMGGLWVDYHLMSNLPGLFVLGEANFSDHGANRLGASALMQGLADGYFVIPNTICEYFATNSFEKISPDAPEFKISEREVSDKISKLLSIKGKKTVDEFHKELGLLLWEKCGMARTEQGLKDALKEIARIRDEFWSNVNVLGSAQDLNQALERAGRVADFLEFAETLVRDALHRKESCGGHFREEFQTPEGEAKRDDENFSYVAAWEFKGVGAEPVLHKEILNFEEVHLAQRNYK
- a CDS encoding succinate dehydrogenase/fumarate reductase iron-sulfur subunit, which produces MSKKLNITLKIWRQKNADAPGKLETIKADAIDSDMSFLEMLDVVNERLTKSGLEPIAFDHDCREGICGACGAVVNGQAHGPLRGTTLCQLHMRHFKDGDTIVVEPWRSRAFKVIKDLVVDRGAFDRIISAGGFVSVRTGSAPEANTIPVAKKTSDLAMDAAACIGCGACVAACPNASAMLFVAAKVSHLALLPQGQIEKKERVLNMVKQMDKEGFGNCSNEYECEAACPKEISVANIARMNKEFLSA
- the hemN gene encoding oxygen-independent coproporphyrinogen III oxidase, with the protein product MSLSIEKSTIQKFDTPGPRYTSYPTAPEWDKTFDPQVYIQKLKEFGRSQKSLSIYVHIPFCQSLCYFCACTVAIRKQEDKFGDEYLDYLCKEVDLVRAAIGRRAAVKQFHLGGGTPTFLTEKQLERLYHKIAENFLIEKDAEISIEVDPRTIDESKVKKLRQLGFNRMSMGVQDFNEEVQRQVNRIQPFEMVKEFSRWCRELKFASMNYDLIYGLPGQTRASFFDTVEKVIKLKPDRIALYSFAHVPWLKKHQGKLDEKALPIADEKLDIFLEARRQFLENGYQAIAMDHFALSTDEMSKAFNKGTLYRNFMGYTLKPSDDFLGFGMSAIGFIENTFIHNFKTIPDYYAPLQKNILPVEAGKVLSEDDSMRQWAINSLMCRFKLDKNEFKNVFARDFNEYFSFEAAHISQCISDGILTAQADTLIVTDLGKIFIRNVCMGFDWYLRQEKGHKKFSRTV
- a CDS encoding YbhB/YbcL family Raf kinase inhibitor-like protein, with amino-acid sequence MKKIFLALFLTLIATPCFAEDFAVTSASWQDGAMMERQYVFNSFGCTGENTSPQVSWRNAPEGTKSFAVTVYDPDAPTGSGWWHWTIFNIPTDVSDLNEGASASGALPASAVQGKTDFGTAQYGGACPPSGDKPHRYILTVYALGIDKLDLTSDASGAMVGYYLNANALGKASLIVNYGR
- a CDS encoding DNA-deoxyinosine glycosylase; translated protein: MILKKHSKRIVGFAPIADKNSKVLILGSMPGVKALQVREYYGNPQNHFWKVMTALLGAKANLSYADKKKLLVKNKIALWDVVFSCQRAGSADSAMRNIRPNNFRNFFKKYANIKMICFNGQTAAKIFQRFNSDIDLPSIILPSTSPAHTIGFKRKLKGWGKILNGRSF
- a CDS encoding Fic family protein, with the protein product MFKPHYRTTSFLISILENMAAQTALIKNSGIKFPARVSLEKDAVNRSVHSSTSIEGNNLSLKQVAALSDRKDIDADQKQKQEVQNCLAALRWVLAHKHSAFTESQLLTLHKMMTKGLLPAAAIGRFRKTQNYVVNAKRIVIFTPPPPQQVARKVKELFLWLKNTPLEHSVIHSAIFHHEFVTIHPFTDGNGRVARAASQWILLKKKFDPVYTLGLDDYFAHDRNKYYAMIQQARDLDNDYTHWIEYVAQGLLVSIENIAGRIKEMKRVLKGKRIELTPKQEEILNLLNEHGAIGSAQISKAMDINRARVNQLVAPLVKAGIVTQEGKARGVKYALK